The genomic segment TGGTGAATCCCGTACCCAGACCGTGCAGTGGCGCCCTGATGATCCGACCTTCTTCCTATCCTCCGGTGTGGTGCGTTTTGATCCACCAGCAGGCATGTATCCGGATCTGTTTGAGCGTCGCCAAAACCAGCTCGCAATTCAGGGGCTTTTCGCACCAACTGCGCAGTGGGAGGGCGAGAACGGTGAGCTTCTCACCTCTGCTTATCCAGCGATGCGCGACCCAGCAGTAGCTATTGATATCTACCGCGGCGACAACGGTTTGGATACCGGCATCGGCCAGTCCCTGTTCAGCTTGGACTCCTCCTTGATGCACAGTGGCGTGCTGCAAAAGATTGAGCGCGTGAACCTGGAAATCGGAGATACCGTGACCCTCGATGATGGCACCACCGTCACCTTCGATGGTGCATCCGAATTTGCCAACTACCAGATCAGCCGCGATCCAACTCAGAACTGGGTGCTGGTCACCACCGTCATCTCCCTGGTCTCCTTAGTTGGCTCCCTGATGATTCGACGCCGCCGCATTTGGGTGCGCCTCTACCCACAGGATGATGGCACCACCCGAATTGAAACCGGTGGTCTGGCACGCACCGACCGCGCTGGCTGGGGCGGCGAATACGAGAAATTCCACCGCCAGCTGCTGGGGCTGAAGGAGGAAGATGAAGACGAAGAATATTTCGATGATGACGATCGAGACTAAACCCGCAGTTTAAAAGGCTCCTTATCCCCACAAGGAGCCTGATATCCCCACAATTGAGCACTTCTAAAGAATAAGGTTGGATAAATCCATGATGCCCGTCAACCAAACGTATGCGCAGTTTTCAGACACTGCCTTCGTATCGGCATATATTATCTACGTTCTGGCACTGATCCTGTCGCTTGTCTACTACGTAAAACAACAAGGCATTATCGACGCCCGCCGCGAGCATGCCCGCGTTAACGAGCTCGTCGGTGCTGGAGGTAGCACTGAGCTGCCCTCAGATTTTGCTGATGGTGTGCTTCCGGATGACACCTTAATCCAGCGTGAAAGCTCCGCCCGCAAACTCGCCAACATGACTCAATCCCTCATGTGGCTTGGCGTTACCGTGCACCTGGTTTCTGTGGTGATGCGTGCGCTCTCTGCCAGCCGTTTCCCATTTGGCAACCTTTATGAATACATCTTGATGGTCTCCCTCTTCGCGATAATCGGTGCAGTGCTCATCCTGCAGCGACCACAGTTCCGCGTCATATGGCCATGGATTCTTACCCCAATGCTTGCGCTGCTGTTCTACGGTGGCACTGAACTTTATTCTGATTCCGCACCTGTTGTTCCTGCACTGCAGTCTTTCTGGTTCCCAATCCACGTCTCTTCAGTATCGATCGGCGCATCCATCGGTATGGTCTCCGGTATTGCATCCCTGCTGTACTTGCTGCGCATGTGGCATCCAAAGGGTAAAGAAAAGGGCTTCTTCGGTGCAGTGGCAAAACCACTCCCATCCGGAAAAACCCTGGATAACCTTGCCTACAAGACCGCAATCTGGACCGTGCCACTCTTTGGTTTGGGCATTATCTTGGGCGCAATTTGGGCCGAAGCAGCATGGGGTCGTTTCTGGGGTTGGGACCCTAAAGAAACCGTTTCTTTCATCACCTGGGTTCTCTACGCTGGTTACCTCCACGCACGTGCGACCGCTGGTTGGCGCAATACCAACGCAGCCTGGATTAACATCTTGGCGCTGATCACCATGATCTTTAACCTCTTCTTCATCAACATGGTGGTCTCTGGTCTGCACTCTTATGCGGGACTGAACTAACAGCTGGTTATGGGATTTTAGTGTGTGATTACTACCAGCTTTGGTTTGTGATTTCCCCCTAATTTCCCCTATCTCCGAGGACTCCATCGACTATTCGCTTTGCGAGGTCGGAGTCCTGAGAGAGATAGTCTGCACTCTTATGCGGGACTGAACTAACGGCGATTTAAGCGCTCAGATTCCTTGAATGAGTGTTTGTCTGGGGGACAAGCACTCAGTGCCTGAGAATCGATTTTGAGAGGGCACTTTTTAGGCCCTGTTTTAGTACCGCCAAACGACAGTGCCCACGGAGCAAGATTTCTTGTTCCGTGGGCACTGTCGTTTGGTTTTCCGTGCTTGAAACCGGTCACATATGCCCACGAAGCTTGTTTTGAGGGCCCGTGGGCACTGTCGTTTGGTTTTGGTAGAGGGCGGCCCTTGGACTGCTTGTAGCAGCATAAAACTGTGCATGTGTGGGGGAAAGATTCCAACTTTTCATGCCCAAAATCTAGCGGCAATACCTAAGTGGTCCTAAAAATTAGAGTCATGCACATTGGGTATTAAGGAATGCGGAAAAGGTGTTGGACGTGCATTAAAGATGCTCTGTAACGTGATCCATATCGCAATCAGAAAGCCCTTTTAATCACATCACTTTCCATCGAGGAGATCTGCATCATGACCACATCGGAACTTCGGCCTCCTGCTGAACTCAGAGGACAAACGAGTACTGGATCCACACCTATGCCTAAGAAACCACTCATCCCACGAAATACGCTCGTAACAGCTATCAAAGCAGTAATTGGTATTGCAGGACTTTTTGTCATTTGGGAACTCATTGTCCTGATTACCAATCCGCCGCGCTTCCTCTTGGTTGGCCCAAGCGCTGCTTTTGCGGAACTTTTCAACCGTCCAGGATATTT from the Corynebacterium crudilactis genome contains:
- the ccsB gene encoding c-type cytochrome biogenesis protein CcsB is translated as MPVNQTYAQFSDTAFVSAYIIYVLALILSLVYYVKQQGIIDARREHARVNELVGAGGSTELPSDFADGVLPDDTLIQRESSARKLANMTQSLMWLGVTVHLVSVVMRALSASRFPFGNLYEYILMVSLFAIIGAVLILQRPQFRVIWPWILTPMLALLFYGGTELYSDSAPVVPALQSFWFPIHVSSVSIGASIGMVSGIASLLYLLRMWHPKGKEKGFFGAVAKPLPSGKTLDNLAYKTAIWTVPLFGLGIILGAIWAEAAWGRFWGWDPKETVSFITWVLYAGYLHARATAGWRNTNAAWINILALITMIFNLFFINMVVSGLHSYAGLN